ATGTATTTATAAATTTACCCCAGAGCACGCCCGTTTCCGTAAATTAAATTGCTTATAattatttgtttatatCAAGCATAACCTGTTTCCAGAAGTCTTCATTAAATTCCCAATCAGAAATAACGGTATCACCTGATCCTTTATATTTTCCTGGagaaaatgtattttcAGAATCCCTTTTCTCTGCAGTTGACTCAAGCGACTTCttattttggaaatttgatCCCACAAGGCCCCACAAAGTATCAAAAATGTTCCGATACACTTTACACTCTGGTCCACGTTTTGCAAAAATTTCCAGCAAATCTGAACAAGACTTCATAGAAGAGCCTAACTCTAAAAATTTTGGATATCCGTTTAACCTAACGTAATAAACCATCGTGATTCCTGCTAAAAAGGCAGTATGAAGAGCAAACACACTGAAAACCAGAACTGAGTCTCGATACATCCCCATATAGCTATTGCATATTCCGTTAGCCGATATGCACGCTAAACGTAATAAGGACACTCTTTCCTTAGAATCACAAAACATGATTTTCGGAAGGAGTACTAAAAGTTTTGCACGATGGTACAACAATTCGAGGTAATCGTAGCTTTCAAGCCCTTTCATTGTTCTCTCGAATTCTGTCCTTTGCGGTAATTTTGTGTGCCAATTTTCTATTGATTGCATTATTAAGTCAAAAGAGTCGGCACTTGGAATAAACGAATTTACCGAATAAAACAGTAAATTAGTCCGACTTTCAATTTGTCTGATGGCACTCGTTTCTATAAAGGATGTTATCTGCGTTATTGGCTGATCAAATTTGACCCCTTCCTGctgcattttttgaattttataTAGAAGTGCAatctcttcctcatcaGGATGATCGGAAATCTCTATGCTGACGGGCAATGGAATGTCGATaaattcttcatttatCGAACTTGGTCTACCCAATGACAATGAAAGCACTTTCTCATAATTGTAAACAGACCAAAAGAGTCTTTTAATAAATTCATATCTTAACGCATTCTTCTCTGTTACGTACCTTCTACGGTGATATCCGTATTGAATTAACTTTCTCATTGCTATTCCAGCAAGTTCCCATGAActaagataaaaatatgacTTGGGGCACTTACCGACAAATATGGCAATAAGAGCACATGCTTGAATTTCCTTCAAAGAATCCAGTTCCGAGTTTGCTAAATGCTTCATAGCATCTCTGAAATAGTACTCCGGTGCCTGGTACGTAGAAACACGATGAACAGGTACCAATCTACAGCCTATTCCTAACGCCATGTTTAGATAAAAGTGCTGCCAGTGCGATCTTTCTGATACGGGTAGGTTGAACGTATCCTTAAGCTTCCCCTTCTCCAATATGAAGTATCTGTTATGTGAAACTGAAATGAAGTTTTCCAGAAAGCTCAGCTCAACATCCTTGGGAGCAGCACCCAAGTATTGaccttcaacatcaagaaaaaggggTGTGTTGCATGTTTCTTCACGCGCACCCAAGAGATTTCTTATGGATTTTGAAATAGACACAATTGCAAAAGACCCAACATATTCCGAATCGCTATTCTTCCCATGATAAAGCATCTTCGTTATTGCTGTCGCAAATATTGTTCGAGCAGACATTTGTGTATCATTCGACTCATTTCGTAGTGTCTGAGGGTTGGTGAAAAGTTTTCCTTGCTGTTTCTGCAAAGAGTTTAGCAGACgtatttgttgttgttgttgtttaCACAATGTCCTAATCCTCGTAATTTCGCGTTCCTTTAGCTCTAATAACCGTCTAGTCTCTGACAATGTGGATGAGATCCTTtcattttgatatttaaGATCCAAAATAGTTTTCAAAACGGCAGGATCAATATTACTTTCCTGATATTGTGCTAAACGATTTTCATCATAAAGGCATAGTGTATTGGCAGAACGGCATCTCCCACAAGGATGCTTTCCATCAcactttctctttttctttttacaCCTATCGCATGCCACAAAGACCTTATGGCTTCTTCTTGGCTCCTTCATCCGTTCCAAAATGTGACCAATGTAAACGGTAAGTGTAAATTCAGTTTGAAAGTATTgaaattttatatttcagGTAATAGGTTTGTTACCTTATTCAATTGCAAAAAGGATTATGCTTACAGATATCATTCATCTTTAGAAGTTCCGCTTTATAAGCGGATGGAGAAATATGGCGTGTTTTTAGGATAAAGTACTACCATTTTGATAGACTACTATTTCCGCTCGATTTTTCTCTCGATCCCACTcctcgttttttttttttttttttttctgtcaaAAAAAGCCACAAGTCCTGACTTCCATTTCATCTCAATAATGTTCTTCAGAACTTTTGTATTTTACTATACGATATTATTGTATATGtatattattatctttGATATTAATTATGGCCAAATTAAGAATTCATATACCCGGTAAAAATGGCTGCTTTTTTACACTTAAAAAGTCGAAGAAGTATCTTCGTTAAAATACAAGGCTCCGCTGTGGCATGTGTTGCTCTTACTTTCTCAATGCTTTTCATTTAGTTGATTTGaaatttaataaattgTTCAACttgataaatttctccGGTCCAGATATGCCCAAAAAACTAAGTTTGCATAGCAGTAAAGAGAAATAGTATGAAACGAAGCTTTCCATTATCAATCGAATTGTTTCAATAAAAGCTACGATGATTCGTAAAGATGTTTCTTATTATCCTGTTCACATTACAGTAATTTACATAAATACTGCATTTTAATCAATTCTCGAAAAGTGCCGGATCCATGTCAAATACTTTATCAGGATTAAGAAGATTGTAAGGATCCAAAGCAATTTTAATTCTTCTCATTAAGGCCAATGTCTCCTCTGAAACTTCCTCCTGAAGGTAATGCTTCTTCCCCCAACCAACACCATGCTCACCAGTAACAGTACCGTCGGCGGCCAAAGCACGTTCCATCATATGTTCAACTACCACAGCTACTTTTGCGCGCTCTTCCTTCTTGAAGAGAATCATTGCATGATAATTACCATCTCCGACATGACCAACGATAGAGCCGGCAATTCCTAATTTTTGTAGCTCCTCCTTGGTTTCCTGAAGACTTTGATATAAATGTGATATTGGAACCGCAACATCTGTAGCCCAGACCTGGATGTCTTTATCgatattctttcttccgTAATCAATAGTTGCAAGTAATGCCACTTTTCTTGCACCCCAAATTTCTTGCTCCTCTTTCTCCGAACGAGCAAACAAATACTTCTGACTGTTGTTAGTCTGGCAAATCTTTTGAGCAGCCTTGACTTGGTAGTCAATAATCTCCTTGGATGGGCCTCCAAACTTAAGCATCAAAGTAGGAAGTTCCTCGTACTTAAGGGAAGTCTTTCCCGAAACATTAACATAATGCATCATGGTATCATCAAGTAGCTCCATAGCATCCAACTGAAGTCCCTCCTGGACAAATCCTGCCACTGCCTTACCAGCATCAGAGACTTTTGGGAATGAAACAAGAGCAACGTTTGTGACTTTAGGTCTCACGTTCAATCTAAGAGTTGCTTCGGTAACCACTGCAAGTGTTCCCTCAGAGCCAATAAACAATCCATTCAAGTTGTATCCGGCTGACGATTTTCTAGGTCTTTTCTTGGTTTTGATTATCGTTCCATCGGCAAGAACCACTGTCAAGCCAATAACGTTTTCTTTCATGGTTCCCCATCTGGCTGCACTTGGGCCTGAACATGATGTTGCAACCATACCTCCAATACGAGCACCTGGACCTGGATCTGGTCCAAAGAGAAGATTGTAGTCTTTGAGGTATTTGTCAAGATCCTGCCAGCCAACACCAGCTTCAACCGTAACATCGAGGTCCTTCTCATGGACAGCCAagattttattcattctaGCAATATCAACACATATTCCCTGTCTGGTTGGTATGAAATTACCCTCCAAGGATGTTCTTCCCGTAACTGGCACGACAGGAACACGATACTTGTGCGTGGTTTTCAAAATGAAGGAAACTTCCTCCGTGGTTTCAGGGTAAAACACTGCTTTAGGTCTTTGTTCCTCGGAGGCATGGTCACTCGAAAAGTAGGCATCACTATGATTATCCAAGTCGCTCTTGACGAAACTGACTTTGTCATCTCCAAGTTGCTTGACTATTTCTTCGATAGCTTTTTTAGGATCACCATAGTTTGGAACTGGTAGCTCCTCTATTCTCGTGATGGACGAACCAGTAGCTGGTCCGTTTGTAACATGCGTCATATCAAGACTATGGTTTATTATTTACGAAACAAAACTgattagaaaaaaaagctttataAACGACAAGATGAATCATCTTCGTCTGAGAAGTACATATCAGTGCATCAGtgcatatttatatgatGGTCAATATATAGAAACAAACTACCCACACCTCGTAAACTCAAGTTTGTATTGGCATCGGGAACGAGCGGACATAAGTGGACCCGTTATcccaaatttctttttggcTTACGTTTGTCATAAGAAACTTAATTAGCTGATTTATTTGTCAAGAGTTCTTGGAGCTGCATTCACTGCATTGATTTGGCCCACGCTGATCTGATTTTTTATTCACAATTTATTTGCAGTCataatttatttgcttttcttcttttccgcGCTCTTTCCTTATTAATTCAAATTGTGTGTGATAGCGGTCATTTCCGCCATAGTTAACACCACagttttcaatttttatttttttcttcgttaaaaattcaaatgatTTCTGTTGCCACATTTATTAAAAGCAGCTTTTCCCCATGTGGCGGTAATGCAACTGTTAAGTAGCATTCTGAttaatttttcagttttaAGGAAAGAGGATTTTTCAAGTCCAAGGAAATTAAAAGCACAGCCTGAAGTGTTTAAAGCGTTTAGATTAATGAAATTTTGTGCGAACACGTGATTATACCCTTATCAGCATTCTTACCATTTttgtaaaaatattttcttgtcCGCGGAGTCTCCGCAAAACACAATAGAACTAGAGAACTCTTACGGAAAGAACCCCTGGGAACTTAatgtttaattttattcCTAATCCCCGCGCAAATAAAGGTGGTAGGCAGGTCGGTCAAAATTTGAGTGTCCTTAAAATATAGTTACATAGTAAGGTAATCGAACATGACTTAGCGTCAAAAATAAAGCGATGTTATTCCCCTAGAAGTTTCTTATATATGTTCAATGAACAACTAATATAACGGATTGCAAGGAATAGTTTTCATATCTTTTTATCGTACTCCCCGGaatgaatatgaagaacgaattttaatataaatCGTTagaagcatttttttcaccttttctttttttctttaaattgGGGAAAGTGTGGCACGTTAGACTCAAAATAGTGCTGTTCACCCTTTCTAAATTTTGATGACTGAAACTATTACATGAACCTACTATATCTTCAGGCCGGATTTGCTTACTATATATAAACCCAAACTTCCTTGATACTTCATGTAGTTTGAAAATGCGCTTAACTTAAtatccttcttttggatCAAGATAAGTAACATACAACAAAGAATAATAGAAATGGAAGGAAAAGCTAAAAAGGGAGTGTTCCACCGTATCGGGGGAGCTCTTTGGGATTGTTTGGATTATCCCCCTGAACAGAGAAGGATCGTTTTAAAGCTGGACCTTACGATAGTTCTTTGGGGTTCgctttcatctttcattAAATATTTGGATAAAAGTAATTTGTCAAATGCATACAACTCTGGAATGAAGGAGTACCTTGGAATCAAGGGAAATGAGTTGAACTATGCAAATACCGGATACAATATAGCGTCCATCATATTTGGTCTTCCTTGTGCATATCTTATGAATAGATATAATACGAGATGGTTCATTCTTACGATTGAAGTTCTATGGAGTATTATcactttttgttttgtctCTATTAAGACTCCATTACAGATGATTGTTCTCCGTACCATCCTTGGTATCGTTGAATGTGGTCATTTTTCGGCATTTGTGTTCTTGATTGGTACGTACTACAACAAGCGTGAAGCTGCCAGACGACAGGTTATCCTTCAAGCCTTCACTGTTTTAGGTCCTATGTTTGCAACTTACATTCAAGCAGgtgcatcttcttctcttgatGGTACTGATGGATTGGATGGATGGCAATGGACATTCCTCATCGATGGAATTGTTTCTGTGTTTGTTATTATTTGTCAGGTGATATTCATTCCGGACATTCTAGATAGAATTAAGCCAAACAGATTCTTCAGCGAGGCAGATATTCAGTGGCTGCGTACTAGACGTCCTCCTATCAAGCGTGAGACTAAGCCTGAAACCAGATGGGGTGTCATAAAGGAGCAGTTAAGCTGGCTCAAGCAATGGCGTGTCTGGGCTTTCTGGGGATTCGGTGTTTGTCaagatattatttctcTATCAAATCAGTCCACCCAATTTTGGCTTAAGGGCtggaataaaatcaaaccTGGGTCATACACAGTTGCTCAGTTCAACACTCTCACGTCACCAATGTATGCAATTTCTTTTATGTGTTCGGTTCTATTTGGATGGACATCTGATACGTGGTTGAGAGGTAGAAGGTGGCCTGGAATTATTGCCGCAGGAGTTTGGAGTTTTGCAATCATGTTAGCTTTAGCTATAATCCCTGTTTATGGTTCCAAACCTGTCAGATTCTTCCTTTACTATAACACTGATGTTGGACAAGCAGCTTCTGGACTTTATTGGTGTTATTCGCAAGAGCTCTTTTCTCATAATATTCGTGAAGCCGCTTTTGTTGCCGGAGGTATCAATGTCTGTGCATACATAGCTAACAGTATTGTGAACAATATCTGGTTCAAGACCGCAAACCAGCCATATGTTCAAACTGGACATTACATATCAGCTGTGTTCGGTCTTTTCTATGTCGCTATTGCTCTTGCTTTAGGTCTTAcggagaagaaatatgtcgccaaattcaaaattggTTCCGAGAAGGAATCAGATGAGGAGTCTATATCTGCTGAAGAAAGCACAACCAGTCAGGAGGAAGGCTCcagcaaaaagaaggattATGGTGTTGTCGAGATATCAAGGTCACAACAAACTGAACAGAAATgatttcctttttgctGGAAAAGATGTGATTCAAATGTGTGTCTTTGGCATCAGCACCCATGCAATTTATAATAAATTTCGCTTTGACGTCAGTACTTTTTTAGCTTCCGGAAGATATCTAATTTTGCTATGGACAGTTGCAACTTATCGTTTAATTTTAAgcttttttaaattatcATTTTATGAAAGGATTTAATTTCGCATGTGTATAAATTTCGAGTAAAATAATTGGATGTGGCTTTTTCGCTGGGATATGCTGAAGCTTCTAAAATAAGGCCAATGAAGTTATGTACGTCGTCACATTTATAAAACAACTGGAGAATTCAAATCTGTGTGCATCAATTCTTAAAGTTTAATAAATTGTAAAAACGGTATTTGAGCTCATACAATTTTAATAGCAAACCTGGCTTTACCACAATGAATTGTTCTTATAGAAGTCACCCAGTGATTACACCTATTATCagtgaaaataaaggacTTGCGATAGTGTTCCATATATGATCCATGCTTTTCGCCCATTAAACATCTctgtttaatttttgagGTAGTCGTTTGTTCCCATCAGGTCAGTCAGTGCCCGGCAAAATTCATAGTTTGCTTTGATTGGActgtatatttttctttcgtGAAATAGATTCATCGATAATCACTCCGATACAGAACTGCCGCGCATTATTGCGTAAGTCCACTTATCTATACTTTCCTAtttgtctcttttttttttaaaagaccaatataataattaatgagcatttcataaagtaatcggcCTGTAAgcaaatattatattataaaaGTATACTGATGTgtcaaagaaatacaacAGCGGCCATAAATTTCAATAATTCTTTACGGACACAGTGTACAGCGGAAAGTAGCCAATAAGCAGACCGAATGTTGCCAAATTGTACGTATGCATATTAATGGCAATAACAAATGCATCTCAATCAATGCGCCTAGATTACAGTTTCTTGAGTGCTTTACATCTTGATCCTGAACCACCCCTAAACTAATTATTCCGAGAGATACTTAGCAGGTGAGATTTCCGAGCAATAACTGAACTGCACGATGAAATTTCAACGGTGTCATAATTATCAAAGCGATTGACTTGGCGGTTAGATAATTTATTTCGAACCAATGAGAAATGGAGGAATTTCCTTATACCGGCAAGGTCTTAACTGTCTCTTAAAAATAAGCAACTGGATGATATACCATATAAGGTATCATGTAGGGTAATTTTCAAACGCTGATAAGTTAAATTACCAAGTTTTTGTGCGGCGCACTGATCTCATAACACGATTGATTCAGCCTGTGTGAAAAAGACATTTAGATAATATTCCGAAGCACAAATTAAGACGGTTTTTCCCCCCTCTGCTTTCCCACACGACGCATCATTTTTAATATCCGATTCACTTCAATCAGGTGAACCAACTTTATTTCAAATGAGCACATGAGTGCGCAAAAGCAATCAAGTAAGAAGAGTAAAGGAAATGGATGAGTCTAAacgaagagaaagaagcttACCgaatgaatcaaattagGCAGAGTGAGAGGAGGAATTCATTGCCTACAattattgaagaaaaataaactaCTGGAGGCCTATTTCCATATGCTTCTCGCAGACCCAAGGGAATGAATTATATCGTTTTCTATCAAAAAGGTACTACTGAACAAATAGAGCATAGTTTTGATCAACATTCTCGCTGtcacttcttcttcaaactcTCGTAAGAATTCCCTCTCTACTGATGT
This portion of the Brettanomyces bruxellensis chromosome 1, complete sequence genome encodes:
- a CDS encoding uncharacterized protein (CAZy:AA4), translated to MTHVTNGPATGSSITRIEELPVPNYGDPKKAIEEIVKQLGDDKVSFVKSDLDNHSDAYFSSDHASEEQRPKAVFYPETTEEVSFILKTTHKYRVPVVPVTGRTSLEGNFIPTRQGICVDIARMNKILAVHEKDLDVTVEAGVGWQDLDKYLKDYNLLFGPDPGPGARIGGMVATSCSGPSAARWGTMKENVIGLTVVLADGTIIKTKKRPRKSSAGYNLNGLFIGSEGTLAVVTEATLRLNVRPKVTNVALVSFPKVSDAGKAVAGFVQEGLQLDAMELLDDTMMHYVNVSGKTSLKYEELPTLMLKFGGPSKEIIDYQVKAAQKICQTNNSQKYLFARSEKEEQEIWGARKVALLATIDYGRKNIDKDIQVWATDVAVPISHLYQSLQETKEELQKLGIAGSIVGHVGDGNYHAMILFKKEERAKVAVVVEHMMERALAADGTVTGEHGVGWGKKHYLQEEVSEETLALMRRIKIALDPYNLLNPDKVFDMDPALFEN